One Opitutaceae bacterium DNA segment encodes these proteins:
- a CDS encoding DEAD/DEAH box helicase, whose amino-acid sequence MQNVFEFRDQLIAEYASFSRSFTRIGAEDIAAAVEQEYAKGRFWPEPLIQINPNYQQAKNIDELVAEGSLHPDCATIFRLEPDNPLRLFQHQLEALSKAKSHQSYVVTTGTGSGKSLAFFVPIFDRILRDKASDPTPRTRAVIIYPMNALANSQLEEVRKFLDNTGVAPGSVTVERYTGQEEQSIRKHIAENPPDILLTNFMMLELILTRYESVDRQVVEHCAGLSYLVLDELHTYRGRQGADVALLVRRLRERLNAGNLVCIGTSATMSSTGTNADRKKVVAEVATKLFGQAVPPENVIGETLERVTNPHLSLQAIRPALASSIKPTEYGWPNREAFANDPLAVWVELTLGLTLPGNGRPERAKPLSLSQAADLLAHDAGTDAKTAKEALARFLVAAQEVKSASGAALFAFKLHQFISGAGKVLCTLEPQGQRVVALDSQRFAPNRHEQKVFLFATHFCRDCGQEYHPVWHDAGNSPHFSPREIDDTGIDDGTEVRPGFLVPRYKHQEFQGEVAQLPDSWLDTTKDKPALKHTYRKSAPIAVRVDPQGVKGSGTEYWFVPGKFRFCLNCGVVHEAYGRDINRLPSLSGEGRSSATTILTLTILRQLYATHAGKPALPDYRKLLGFSDNRQDAALQAGHFNDFIFLLLLRSGLLGGLKQNGGSLTDENLADAVFSALGFGGKDPGVLAEYLRDPGLLGLALKEAQKALRFVIGYRLIRDLRKGWRYNNPNLSQLNLLKLGYEGLDEFCAHEASFKEHPLLARLTPFERAEVACVIFDELTKNLCIESRYLDGQEHENIRNKIYNYLTERWSFGNDERLATTCYFLLDKRPDTKGRKRFDLIGGGPGSRLVRQLKFAPFWKSSACAEQAAQLKNPEWVDLCRAFLRAAETHGYVQSQSLDNQKLVGWTLKSSALRWTLTLDPPNEGTPANQFFRQLYLTITEVLTHPEHPLFDFVANEHTAQVDAEKRKALEQRFRRNARDLKDWQDSAENKGPLPPLPVLFCSPTMELGVDISSLSTVYLRNIPPTPANYAQRSGRAGRAGQAALVVTYCAAMSPHDQWFFAHSTDMVHGIVRAPTLELANRNLVESHLHAVWLAQVEYELETSIAPLLDLEQPAKPIRPVLQSQLVDPAAGTRALEQAKRVLNQIESELTPERAPWYGPHFAEQVIAASAKEFATAFDRWRTLYDGVQNQMAAADKIIRSPSTSAKDRENANRRYMDAKNQFTLLLKTGNSLNNDFYTFRYLASQGFLPGYNFPRLPLMAWVPATGRKRNGKDDQGSMVSRPRFLALSEFGPRSLIYHDGRMFRVDRAKLNISGSDSISSDSQLPTISARVCTACGYGHLGDEARPEPLADVCEHCHTPLGDEGRINTLYRIENVETVAQERISVNEEERQRQGYELQTTYRFMPGPGGFVERHDSEVIAPDATGVIARLAYSPAARIWRINKGWRRRKDKKQLGFIINPINGRWSKQDNPDEATDPDETPEEKDNKEPTQRIVPFVEDHRNILILTPAKMLTDSAMATLQAALKRGITQTFQIEESELVVEPLPDAKHRKSILFYEAAEGGAGVLSRLAQSTEQVAVVARQALEILHFDLSQVSGSLTAGSLAAVERRRPTGERICEAGCYQCLLSYYNQPDHEHINRSDPAVLELLVQMAQATVRPTRTSAADTPGATTADSLDGWLATLNQLGHRQPEAVRFALSNGLGSVDALYRSARTLVFLTSPSPDLQAYAADQAYAIVVFPSDPAAWPETFSKYPILFGPPSPST is encoded by the coding sequence ATGCAAAACGTCTTTGAATTCCGAGATCAACTTATCGCCGAATACGCCTCCTTTTCCCGCAGTTTCACGCGAATCGGTGCCGAGGACATTGCTGCCGCCGTTGAGCAGGAATATGCCAAGGGACGTTTCTGGCCGGAGCCACTGATTCAGATCAATCCCAACTACCAGCAGGCAAAGAACATCGATGAATTGGTGGCAGAGGGTTCCCTGCACCCTGATTGTGCGACAATATTTCGGTTGGAACCCGACAACCCGCTGCGACTCTTCCAGCACCAGCTGGAAGCGCTGTCCAAAGCCAAGAGCCACCAGAGCTATGTGGTAACCACGGGGACCGGCTCCGGTAAGTCTCTCGCGTTTTTCGTGCCTATCTTCGACCGCATCCTGCGCGATAAGGCCTCCGATCCGACCCCACGCACCCGGGCGGTCATCATCTACCCGATGAACGCACTCGCCAACAGCCAGTTGGAGGAGGTGCGGAAGTTTCTGGACAACACCGGGGTGGCCCCGGGCTCAGTAACGGTCGAGCGTTACACCGGGCAGGAGGAGCAATCCATCCGCAAACACATCGCAGAAAACCCTCCCGACATTTTACTCACCAACTTCATGATGCTTGAGCTCATCCTCACGCGTTATGAGTCAGTGGATCGCCAGGTGGTGGAGCATTGCGCGGGCCTGAGCTACCTCGTCTTGGATGAACTCCACACCTATCGGGGTCGGCAAGGGGCTGATGTCGCCTTGCTGGTGCGGCGACTACGGGAACGGCTCAATGCTGGAAACCTTGTCTGCATCGGCACCTCCGCGACCATGTCGAGCACCGGCACGAACGCAGACCGGAAGAAAGTCGTGGCAGAGGTGGCCACGAAGCTCTTCGGGCAAGCTGTCCCACCAGAAAACGTGATTGGGGAAACACTGGAACGGGTCACCAACCCCCACCTCAGCCTTCAAGCGATCCGCCCCGCATTGGCTTCGAGCATCAAGCCCACGGAGTATGGTTGGCCCAACCGCGAGGCCTTCGCCAATGATCCGTTGGCGGTGTGGGTTGAACTCACCCTCGGACTGACCTTGCCCGGGAACGGCCGCCCGGAGCGCGCCAAACCGCTATCTCTCAGTCAAGCCGCCGACTTGCTTGCCCATGACGCCGGGACCGATGCAAAGACCGCCAAGGAGGCGCTCGCCCGCTTTCTGGTGGCAGCACAAGAGGTCAAGTCCGCTTCCGGGGCGGCTCTGTTTGCTTTCAAACTCCACCAATTCATCAGCGGAGCCGGCAAAGTTCTCTGCACCCTTGAACCTCAGGGTCAGAGGGTCGTGGCCCTCGACTCGCAGCGGTTCGCCCCGAATCGGCACGAACAGAAGGTTTTTCTTTTCGCGACCCACTTCTGCCGCGATTGCGGTCAGGAATACCACCCGGTATGGCATGATGCAGGCAATTCGCCCCATTTCTCACCGCGTGAAATCGACGACACGGGCATTGATGACGGCACTGAAGTTCGCCCGGGCTTTCTGGTGCCCCGCTACAAGCATCAGGAGTTCCAGGGTGAAGTCGCCCAACTTCCTGATTCTTGGCTCGACACCACCAAAGATAAACCGGCTCTCAAACATACCTACAGAAAATCTGCGCCCATCGCAGTTCGTGTCGATCCGCAGGGCGTAAAGGGCAGCGGCACGGAGTATTGGTTCGTCCCCGGCAAGTTTCGGTTCTGCCTGAACTGCGGCGTGGTGCACGAAGCATATGGTCGTGATATCAATCGACTGCCCAGTCTGTCCGGTGAAGGCCGCTCCTCGGCGACCACGATTCTGACCCTCACCATCCTGCGCCAGCTCTACGCGACGCATGCCGGCAAACCGGCCTTGCCCGATTATCGAAAGTTGCTCGGCTTCTCCGACAATCGGCAGGATGCCGCGCTTCAAGCCGGCCATTTCAACGACTTCATCTTTCTTTTGCTCCTTCGCTCCGGCCTGCTGGGCGGCCTGAAGCAGAATGGCGGTTCCCTTACCGACGAAAATCTCGCGGATGCAGTTTTCTCCGCCCTGGGGTTTGGCGGAAAAGATCCGGGCGTGCTCGCCGAGTATCTACGCGATCCGGGCCTGCTCGGTCTGGCCTTAAAAGAAGCCCAGAAGGCGCTCCGCTTTGTTATCGGCTATCGCCTGATTCGTGATCTTCGGAAGGGCTGGCGGTATAACAACCCCAACCTCTCACAGCTTAACTTGCTCAAGCTCGGCTATGAAGGACTCGACGAATTTTGTGCGCACGAGGCCTCCTTCAAGGAACACCCCCTGCTCGCCCGGCTCACACCCTTCGAGCGGGCCGAGGTTGCTTGCGTCATTTTCGACGAATTGACCAAGAACCTTTGCATCGAGTCCCGTTACCTCGACGGTCAGGAGCACGAGAACATCAGGAACAAAATCTACAACTATCTCACCGAGCGCTGGTCGTTCGGCAATGATGAGCGGCTGGCCACCACCTGTTATTTTCTGCTCGATAAACGTCCCGACACCAAGGGGCGCAAACGCTTCGACCTGATCGGTGGCGGTCCGGGTTCACGTCTCGTGCGGCAATTGAAATTCGCACCCTTTTGGAAGTCGTCAGCGTGTGCGGAACAAGCCGCCCAACTGAAGAACCCAGAATGGGTCGATCTCTGCCGGGCTTTTCTGAGGGCTGCCGAGACGCACGGCTACGTCCAAAGTCAGAGCCTCGACAATCAAAAGCTGGTGGGTTGGACGCTCAAGTCCTCCGCCCTCCGCTGGACCCTCACCTTGGATCCTCCAAATGAAGGCACTCCAGCCAATCAGTTCTTCCGTCAGCTCTACCTGACCATCACTGAAGTGCTCACCCACCCCGAGCACCCCTTGTTCGACTTTGTGGCCAACGAGCACACGGCCCAAGTGGATGCAGAGAAACGCAAGGCGCTCGAACAGCGGTTCCGCCGCAACGCACGCGACCTCAAGGATTGGCAGGACAGCGCTGAAAACAAAGGTCCGCTGCCACCCTTGCCGGTGCTTTTCTGTTCACCGACGATGGAACTCGGGGTGGATATCTCTTCGCTGAGCACCGTTTATCTGCGCAATATCCCGCCCACGCCGGCGAACTATGCCCAGCGCAGCGGACGCGCGGGCCGGGCCGGGCAGGCGGCTCTGGTTGTCACCTATTGCGCCGCGATGAGTCCGCACGACCAGTGGTTCTTTGCCCATTCCACCGACATGGTGCATGGCATTGTCCGGGCGCCCACGCTGGAACTCGCCAACCGCAATCTCGTTGAGAGCCATCTTCATGCCGTTTGGCTTGCGCAGGTTGAATACGAATTGGAGACGAGCATCGCTCCCTTGCTGGATCTTGAACAGCCGGCGAAACCGATTCGTCCGGTTTTGCAGTCCCAGCTCGTTGATCCCGCTGCCGGCACCCGGGCGCTGGAGCAGGCCAAGCGAGTCCTGAACCAGATTGAGAGCGAGCTGACACCTGAACGGGCCCCCTGGTATGGACCCCACTTTGCCGAGCAGGTGATTGCCGCGAGCGCCAAGGAATTTGCCACCGCCTTTGACCGTTGGCGCACGCTTTATGATGGGGTCCAAAACCAGATGGCCGCGGCCGACAAAATTATCCGCAGCCCCTCCACCAGCGCCAAGGATCGTGAGAATGCCAACCGGCGCTACATGGATGCCAAGAACCAGTTCACCCTGCTGCTGAAGACCGGCAACAGCCTGAACAACGATTTCTATACTTTCCGTTACCTCGCCAGTCAGGGTTTTCTTCCCGGGTATAATTTCCCCCGGCTTCCGCTCATGGCGTGGGTGCCCGCCACGGGCCGCAAGCGCAATGGCAAGGATGATCAGGGCAGCATGGTCAGTCGTCCGCGTTTTCTTGCGCTGTCAGAGTTTGGGCCGCGCAGCCTCATCTACCACGACGGGCGCATGTTTCGGGTGGATCGGGCCAAGCTCAACATCAGCGGCTCCGACTCCATCTCATCGGACTCGCAGCTTCCGACCATCAGTGCGCGTGTTTGCACCGCGTGCGGCTACGGCCATCTGGGGGATGAAGCCAGGCCCGAGCCGCTGGCCGATGTCTGCGAGCATTGCCATACCCCGCTCGGCGACGAGGGGCGTATCAACACCCTCTATCGCATCGAGAACGTGGAAACCGTCGCCCAGGAGCGCATTTCCGTGAATGAAGAAGAGCGGCAGCGCCAGGGCTACGAATTACAGACCACCTACCGCTTCATGCCCGGCCCGGGCGGCTTTGTGGAGCGACACGATTCTGAGGTGATCGCGCCCGATGCCACCGGGGTGATTGCCCGGCTCGCCTACTCTCCAGCCGCCCGCATTTGGCGGATCAACAAGGGTTGGCGGCGGCGCAAAGACAAAAAGCAGCTCGGCTTCATCATCAACCCAATCAACGGGCGCTGGAGCAAACAGGATAACCCTGACGAAGCCACCGACCCGGACGAAACGCCCGAGGAGAAGGACAACAAAGAGCCCACGCAGCGCATCGTGCCTTTTGTCGAGGATCACCGCAATATCCTCATTCTTACGCCGGCAAAAATGCTAACCGACTCCGCCATGGCGACGCTTCAAGCCGCCCTCAAGCGCGGCATTACTCAGACTTTTCAGATCGAGGAATCCGAATTGGTCGTGGAGCCCTTGCCCGATGCCAAGCACCGCAAATCCATCCTCTTCTACGAGGCGGCCGAAGGCGGGGCTGGCGTGCTCAGCCGTTTGGCCCAGAGCACCGAGCAAGTGGCGGTGGTGGCCCGACAGGCGCTCGAAATCCTCCATTTCGATCTGAGCCAGGTTTCGGGTTCGCTCACTGCGGGCAGCCTCGCCGCGGTCGAGCGCCGCCGGCCCACCGGCGAACGTATTTGCGAGGCCGGCTGCTATCAGTGCCTGCTCTCCTATTACAATCAGCCGGACCACGAGCACATCAATCGCAGTGATCCGGCCGTCTTGGAACTGCTGGTCCAGATGGCCCAGGCCACGGTGCGGCCAACCAGGACCTCTGCGGCCGATACACCCGGTGCCACGACTGCTGATTCATTGGACGGTTGGCTGGCCACCCTAAACCAGCTCGGCCATCGTCAGCCTGAGGCTGTGCGTTTTGCTCTGTCCAATGGACTCGGCTCCGTGGATGCGCTCTATCGGTCGGCACGCACCTTGGTTTTTCTCACCTCACCATCGCCTGACCTTCAGGCTTACGCCGCAGACCAGGCCTACGCGATCGTGGTCTTTCCTTCGGATCCTGCGGCTTGGCCTGAAACATTCTCCAAATATCCGATCCTGTTCGGTCCGCCGTCTCCCTCCACATGA
- a CDS encoding AsnC family protein — MDIVVGLPGSTFSSLTAGRRYADLGRELGMSTSEVHAAVRRLGDASLIGSGTKEVRREPQRNFLLHGVPYAFPARPKEVTQGLPTAWAAPALYALLALVDAVRIGWAREPALAPATPPPISRCYAASSRSGGVGFTPIFAAPPSSCAINVVSLLPFVSYLNHLPPCSEEPCTPASACITPVGYACFVK; from the coding sequence ATGGACATTGTTGTCGGTCTGCCGGGAAGCACCTTCAGTTCGCTCACAGCCGGACGAAGGTATGCCGATTTAGGACGAGAACTGGGTATGAGCACGTCGGAAGTCCATGCGGCCGTCCGGCGTTTGGGGGATGCCAGCCTGATCGGCTCCGGGACCAAGGAAGTTCGTCGTGAACCCCAGCGCAATTTTTTGCTGCACGGAGTGCCCTATGCTTTCCCTGCCCGCCCAAAGGAGGTCACCCAGGGGCTGCCAACTGCTTGGGCGGCTCCGGCGCTCTACGCGCTCCTCGCGCTGGTTGACGCCGTGCGCATCGGCTGGGCCCGCGAACCCGCGCTCGCACCGGCCACACCGCCGCCAATCTCGCGCTGCTACGCGGCCTCGTCCCGATCTGGTGGCGTCGGGTTCACCCCAATCTTTGCGGCCCCGCCTTCATCCTGCGCAATCAACGTCGTCTCACTTCTGCCCTTCGTCTCTTACCTCAACCACTTACCTCCGTGCAGTGAGGAGCCCTGCACCCCTGCGTCAGCCTGTATTACCCCCGTCGGGTATGCGTGCTTCGTCAAGTGA
- a CDS encoding ThuA domain-containing protein, whose protein sequence is MIHWIRALFACSCSVLVLSAAEKSLVFAPAKNPQSAKHVVLLSGDEEYRSEEALPMLAKILSQRHGFRTTVLFALDPDGTINPNNTRSLPGAEALDTADVIIMSLRFRDWPEEQMKHFVDAYRRGVPIVALRTSTHAFKIPNGPYASFTDFGKRVLGEQWVSHWGKHKVQATRTTVEPSAKALPILRGVGEIFCTTDVYEAYPPPDAQILLRGLVLEGMNPSDPPAGTIKKRFSDKQEQPANSPAMPVAWTRVYRNEAGNENRILTTTMGAATDFENESLRRLVVNGVYWGLGRTIPAKADVRPVDPYAPAMYGFNGYRVGLTPDDHELGRTLRAGAPRPPATGATAAPAIPARVGLPLSLSPGERIAFIGNALADRMQHQGSLETLIQAKYPQYNLVVRNLGFSGDEVATRARSKDFGTPDEWLTRVGANVVFAFFGFNESFHGEGGLQQFKEDLARFLQETHTKNYSGAGAPRIVLFSPIAAESLPDPNLAVPESTNRNLALYAAAMAEVARDRAGVTFVDLFTPSKALYAEAAKAGRQLTFNGVHLNADGDAALAPVIFKALTGEAAPRGDFSRLKEAINQKNEMWHSRYRTVDGYNIYGGRSTLSYVSGKDGPKISNFQVMQEEMAQRDVLTANRDKRVWSVAKGGNEPVDDSNLPPVVPVATNFPGKNPDGSHVFLSGEEAIQRMTVSPGLKVNLFASEKEFPELAKPVQMAWDTRGRLWVSVWPNYPERTPTSEKGDSLLIFEDTDGDGRADKCTHFMDNLNCPTGFQFFKDGVLLMQAPDLWYVRDTDGDGRADWKERFVMGLDSADSHHTANSLAYEPGGAIYLSDGVFLRSQIETRNGVLRNIDGAVYRYEPLTQKIETYASYNFMNPHGRTFDRWGNDLIVDATGNETFFGAAFSGKIDYPAKHPKMKQFWERPARPSAASAIITTRQFPEEFWGNFINGNVIGFQGFYRVKVVEDGSGLHGERLPDLLSSSDPNFRPVGISVGPDGALYILDWHNPIIGHMQHHLRDPNRDPIHGRIYRILHEGRPLVRQPKIYGQPIGALLELLKAPENHVRELAKIELGRRDAAEVMAAADKWMRNLDPKDSDYAHQLTEVLWLHQWHNVVDAPLLRNLLRYPEPNVRAAATRVLCYWRDRIPDAVQLLKIQAADENPRVRLHAIRAASFISSPEAVDAALAAISRPFDYYLDYVMGETLKQLRPHWMARLEDVASLEKENPVKIEFLLRTVPVPDLLKLKRNDAVREQLVKRSGVGEAARAEALGELIESRRAPGAELLLGYLRQTGEIDRRAIGRLLANRPPAELKAVRDRLVAMAENDTSDVRPFGWAALVAADGSFDGAWAEASRAPASLLALVTGIPSLADVDLRSGAITRLLPLLAPLAEVSREPSVLQAAAIRSAVSCRREGGAVFDALATLVSLKQNVPAAVNGLRNLPRSTWKSTATQGLGDALVSWCEGYTAAEDDVGISGYRSDHAGGSRPEFRRIGRLPCASACSA, encoded by the coding sequence ATGATTCACTGGATTCGCGCCCTGTTTGCATGCTCGTGCAGCGTGCTTGTGCTCAGCGCCGCTGAAAAGTCGCTGGTCTTTGCGCCGGCCAAGAACCCTCAGTCGGCCAAGCATGTCGTTCTTCTCTCAGGCGACGAGGAGTATCGCAGCGAGGAGGCGCTTCCGATGCTGGCAAAGATCCTGAGTCAGCGCCATGGGTTCAGGACAACGGTGCTTTTTGCGCTCGATCCGGACGGAACCATCAACCCGAACAACACGCGGTCCCTGCCGGGAGCCGAGGCGCTGGACACGGCGGACGTCATCATCATGTCGCTCCGCTTCCGCGACTGGCCGGAGGAGCAGATGAAGCACTTTGTCGACGCCTACCGCCGGGGTGTGCCGATCGTCGCGCTGCGCACGTCCACCCACGCCTTCAAGATCCCGAACGGGCCCTATGCCTCGTTCACTGACTTCGGAAAACGGGTCCTGGGCGAGCAGTGGGTGTCGCACTGGGGAAAACACAAGGTGCAGGCGACGCGAACGACGGTTGAGCCATCGGCGAAGGCGCTGCCGATTCTGCGCGGCGTCGGGGAAATCTTCTGCACGACGGATGTCTATGAGGCGTATCCGCCCCCGGATGCCCAGATCCTCCTCCGCGGCCTCGTGCTGGAAGGCATGAACCCCAGCGACCCGCCCGCCGGCACGATCAAGAAACGCTTCTCCGACAAGCAGGAGCAGCCGGCCAATTCGCCCGCGATGCCCGTGGCCTGGACGCGCGTGTACAGGAACGAGGCTGGAAATGAAAACCGCATCCTGACCACCACGATGGGTGCGGCCACCGATTTCGAGAACGAGAGCCTTCGCCGCCTGGTTGTCAACGGGGTCTATTGGGGGCTCGGGCGGACGATTCCCGCGAAGGCCGACGTGCGGCCTGTCGATCCGTACGCGCCCGCGATGTATGGGTTCAATGGATACCGCGTCGGCCTGACTCCGGATGACCATGAGCTCGGAAGGACGCTGCGCGCCGGTGCGCCGCGCCCGCCCGCCACCGGCGCGACGGCGGCGCCCGCGATTCCCGCGAGGGTCGGGCTGCCCCTGAGCCTCTCGCCGGGCGAAAGAATCGCATTCATCGGCAACGCGCTTGCTGACCGGATGCAGCACCAGGGCTCGCTTGAAACACTGATCCAGGCGAAGTATCCGCAGTACAACCTCGTGGTGCGGAACCTCGGGTTCTCGGGCGACGAGGTGGCGACAAGGGCGCGTTCCAAGGACTTCGGCACGCCTGACGAATGGCTGACGCGGGTGGGGGCGAACGTGGTGTTTGCGTTCTTCGGTTTCAATGAGTCCTTTCACGGCGAGGGCGGCCTGCAGCAATTCAAGGAGGATCTGGCGCGGTTCCTCCAGGAGACTCACACGAAGAACTACAGCGGCGCAGGTGCTCCGCGCATCGTGCTCTTTTCACCCATTGCCGCTGAATCGCTGCCGGATCCGAATCTGGCGGTTCCCGAATCGACGAACCGCAATCTCGCGCTCTACGCGGCCGCGATGGCGGAGGTCGCGCGGGATCGCGCCGGGGTGACGTTTGTCGATCTCTTCACACCCTCGAAGGCGCTCTACGCCGAGGCGGCGAAGGCAGGCCGGCAGCTCACTTTCAACGGCGTGCATCTCAACGCCGACGGTGACGCCGCGCTTGCACCGGTGATTTTCAAGGCGCTCACCGGTGAGGCTGCGCCACGGGGTGACTTTTCCCGCCTGAAGGAGGCGATCAACCAGAAGAACGAAATGTGGCACAGCCGTTATCGCACGGTCGACGGCTACAACATCTACGGCGGGCGATCGACATTGAGCTACGTCTCCGGCAAGGACGGCCCGAAGATCAGCAATTTCCAGGTGATGCAGGAGGAGATGGCGCAGCGCGATGTGCTCACCGCCAACCGCGACAAACGCGTCTGGTCCGTCGCCAAGGGAGGCAATGAACCCGTCGACGACTCCAATCTCCCTCCCGTGGTCCCTGTCGCGACCAATTTCCCGGGGAAGAATCCCGATGGATCGCACGTGTTCCTGAGCGGAGAGGAGGCGATCCAGCGCATGACGGTGTCGCCGGGGCTGAAGGTGAATCTCTTCGCCAGCGAGAAGGAGTTTCCGGAACTGGCCAAGCCCGTGCAGATGGCCTGGGACACCCGCGGACGCCTCTGGGTTTCCGTCTGGCCGAACTATCCCGAGCGCACGCCCACGTCTGAAAAAGGCGACAGCCTGCTCATCTTCGAGGACACGGACGGCGATGGCAGAGCTGACAAGTGCACGCACTTCATGGACAACCTGAACTGTCCGACCGGGTTTCAATTCTTCAAGGACGGGGTGCTCCTGATGCAGGCGCCGGACCTCTGGTACGTGCGCGACACGGATGGCGATGGCCGGGCCGACTGGAAGGAACGCTTTGTGATGGGGCTCGATTCAGCGGATTCCCATCACACGGCCAATTCGCTGGCCTATGAGCCGGGCGGGGCGATCTACCTGAGCGACGGCGTTTTTCTGCGGAGCCAGATCGAGACCCGCAATGGCGTGCTCCGCAACATTGACGGCGCGGTCTATCGTTATGAGCCGCTCACGCAGAAGATCGAGACCTACGCCTCCTACAATTTCATGAATCCCCACGGCAGGACCTTCGATCGCTGGGGCAATGACCTGATCGTCGACGCCACCGGCAACGAGACGTTCTTCGGCGCGGCGTTCAGCGGGAAGATCGACTACCCGGCCAAGCACCCCAAAATGAAGCAGTTTTGGGAGCGTCCGGCGCGTCCTTCCGCAGCGAGTGCGATCATCACAACCCGCCAGTTTCCTGAGGAATTCTGGGGGAATTTCATCAATGGAAATGTGATCGGCTTCCAGGGATTCTATCGCGTCAAGGTGGTGGAGGATGGTTCCGGCCTTCACGGCGAGCGTCTGCCTGACCTGCTCTCATCCTCGGATCCGAATTTTCGTCCGGTCGGCATCAGTGTCGGACCCGACGGAGCCCTCTACATCCTCGACTGGCACAATCCGATCATCGGGCACATGCAGCATCACCTGCGCGATCCGAATCGCGATCCGATTCACGGACGCATCTACCGGATCCTGCACGAAGGACGTCCGTTGGTCAGGCAGCCGAAGATCTACGGCCAGCCGATCGGGGCGCTACTGGAGCTTCTGAAGGCGCCGGAGAACCATGTGCGTGAACTTGCGAAGATCGAACTTGGCAGGCGCGATGCCGCCGAAGTGATGGCCGCGGCAGACAAGTGGATGCGAAACCTCGATCCGAAAGATTCCGATTATGCGCACCAGTTGACCGAGGTGCTCTGGCTTCATCAATGGCACAATGTGGTGGACGCCCCCCTGCTGCGGAATCTCCTGAGGTATCCGGAGCCGAACGTGCGCGCCGCGGCGACGCGCGTGCTCTGCTACTGGCGCGACCGCATTCCGGATGCGGTGCAGCTTCTGAAGATCCAGGCGGCGGATGAAAACCCGCGCGTGCGACTCCATGCGATCCGGGCGGCGAGCTTCATTTCGTCGCCGGAGGCGGTGGATGCCGCGCTCGCGGCGATCAGCCGGCCTTTCGACTACTATCTCGACTATGTCATGGGAGAAACGCTCAAGCAGCTGCGTCCGCATTGGATGGCGCGGCTCGAGGACGTCGCCTCTCTCGAAAAGGAGAATCCGGTGAAGATCGAGTTTCTGCTGCGCACGGTTCCCGTGCCCGATCTTCTCAAGTTGAAACGCAATGACGCGGTGCGGGAGCAACTGGTCAAACGTTCCGGAGTCGGCGAGGCCGCGCGCGCGGAGGCGCTCGGTGAGCTCATTGAATCCAGGCGTGCTCCGGGTGCGGAGCTGCTGCTTGGATACCTCAGGCAGACGGGCGAGATTGATCGCCGCGCCATCGGGCGCCTGCTGGCGAACCGACCGCCGGCGGAACTCAAGGCGGTGCGCGATCGTTTGGTGGCGATGGCGGAAAACGACACCAGCGATGTGCGACCCTTCGGCTGGGCGGCGCTGGTGGCGGCGGACGGTTCATTCGACGGGGCATGGGCGGAGGCTTCGCGCGCACCCGCTTCGCTGCTTGCGCTTGTCACCGGCATTCCGTCGCTTGCCGATGTGGATCTGCGGTCCGGGGCGATCACCCGCCTGCTGCCGCTGCTGGCTCCATTGGCAGAAGTCTCGAGGGAGCCATCGGTGCTGCAGGCGGCGGCGATTCGTTCGGCGGTAAGCTGCCGAAGGGAGGGCGGCGCTGTTTTTGACGCGCTGGCGACATTGGTTTCGTTGAAGCAGAATGTTCCCGCAGCCGTCAATGGGCTGCGCAATCTTCCGCGCAGCACCTGGAAATCAACAGCGACGCAGGGGCTCGGTGATGCACTGGTGTCCTGGTGCGAAGGCTACACCGCCGCTGAGGACGACGTCGGAATTTCTGGATATCGCTCAGACCACGCGGGAGGTTCTCGACCGGAGTTCCGCCGGATCGGGCGGCTCCCCTGCGCGAGCGCCTGCTCCGCCTGA
- a CDS encoding DUF1080 domain-containing protein produces the protein MRLLTLVLTGTALTLSACAKTSPSFEPLFNGRDLQGWEGNSGLWTVQDGVIDGRTRAEAPLEKNTFLIWKGGEVKNFELRAMFRFIDNNEQRTANSGIQYRSKVLDAKDWVVGGYQGDMDAAGRYVGMLYEERGRGILATPGQRVRLLPGEGNKPKIEVVGASAPAAAVAAAFNRDGWNELIIVANGNHLRHILNGVVTADVIDEDPAKASSAGILALQIHKGPPMHVQFKDILLRRLP, from the coding sequence ATGCGACTCCTGACCCTTGTTCTCACCGGCACCGCGCTCACACTCTCCGCCTGTGCGAAGACCTCCCCTTCCTTTGAACCGCTCTTCAATGGCAGGGATCTTCAGGGATGGGAGGGGAACTCCGGTCTCTGGACGGTGCAGGACGGAGTCATCGATGGACGCACGCGCGCCGAGGCTCCCCTGGAGAAGAATACGTTTCTCATCTGGAAAGGCGGGGAGGTGAAGAATTTCGAACTGCGTGCGATGTTTCGCTTCATCGACAACAATGAGCAGCGCACCGCCAATTCGGGCATCCAGTATCGCAGCAAGGTCCTCGATGCGAAGGACTGGGTTGTGGGCGGCTATCAGGGAGACATGGATGCGGCGGGCCGCTATGTGGGCATGCTCTACGAGGAGCGGGGGCGCGGCATCCTCGCGACACCTGGGCAGCGCGTGAGACTGCTGCCGGGAGAGGGGAACAAGCCGAAGATCGAAGTCGTTGGGGCCAGTGCACCGGCAGCGGCGGTTGCGGCCGCATTCAATCGCGACGGATGGAATGAACTGATCATTGTGGCGAACGGAAATCACCTGCGCCACATTCTGAACGGAGTTGTCACGGCCGATGTGATCGACGAGGACCCTGCGAAGGCCTCCTCGGCCGGCATCCTTGCGCTGCAGATCCACAAGGGACCGCCGATGCACGTTCAGTTCAAGGACATCCTGCTTCGCCGGCTGCCTTGA